From Amphiura filiformis chromosome 20, Afil_fr2py, whole genome shotgun sequence, a single genomic window includes:
- the LOC140141827 gene encoding uncharacterized protein: MPKSVNKTKHLEYTAMAGGDYDEDEEEIMTDSFRCESCNHSNNTTKFTKDLIDLSTGSEEDIINRNIEVREILLENPCTSDQRKPCVRRPSYHEDEYITDTGECSACPMLDVDDEPVYQEHTLEVYDTSVFKQDECLFGVDRGFHIVVLSLIAIPFVFLITCVISGYLGVLTWYNIFLYYYEQRGIMCRITMCPFLILIFPPVLVIIILGLSTYTAIGQLSWFLSAWKSSISDFEKGFFAWLCIYLELKECCPYEVIVITEEEDIEGFADEVAAIGESTPPITPV, encoded by the coding sequence ATGCCCAAATCTGTTAACAAAACAAAGCATCTCGAGTACACCGCCATGGCTGGAGGAGATTATGACGAGGATGAAGAAGAGATCATGACAGACTCTTTCCGATGTGAGAGCTGTAATCATAGTAATAACACCACAAAGTTTACCAAAGACCTCATAGATTTATCAACAGGCAGTGAGGAGGATATCATCAATAGAAACATTGAAGTGCGCGAGATACTCCTCGAGAATCCATGCACGTCGGACCAACGCAAGCCTTGTGTGAGAAGACCATCATATCATGAAGATGAATATATTACAGACACGGGCGAATGTAGTGCCTGTCCTATGCTGGATGTCGACGATGAACCAGTTTATCAGGAACACACTTTAGAGGTGTATGACACAAGTGTGTTTAAACAAGACGAATGCTTGTTTGGTGTTGATAGAGGATTTCATATTGTGGTTCTTAGTCTCATTGCTATCCCTTTTGTATTCCTAATCACATGTGTCATCAGTGGCTACCTTGGTGTCTTAACATGGTACAACATTTTTCTTTATTACTACGAACAACGAGGCATCATGTGCCGTATCACCATGTGTCCATTCCTTATTCTTATTTTTCCACCTGTACTTGTGATCATCATTCTTGGCCTATCAACCTACACTGCAATAGGTCAACTCTCCTGGTTTTTGTCTGCTTGGAAATCCTCCAtctcagattttgaaaaaggtttcTTTGCATGGCTCTGTATATATTTGGAATTAAAAGAGTGCTGTCCATATGAAGTCATTGTGATTACGGAAGAAGAAGATATAGAAGGATTCGCTGATGAGGTGGCGGCTATTGGTGAGTCAACACCGCCAATAACACCCGTGTGA